A genome region from Nicotiana tabacum cultivar K326 chromosome 13, ASM71507v2, whole genome shotgun sequence includes the following:
- the LOC107830302 gene encoding large ribosomal subunit protein eL14y-like — MEIGRIALINYGKDSGTLVVMIIDQNRALADAPDMVRSHINFKRLSLTDIKIDIKRISKKKTLVEATEAADVKTKWENSSWGRKLKRGLDRFKLMLAKIKRAGVVRQELA; from the coding sequence atggAGATTGGAAGGATAGCCTTAATCAACTACGGAAAGGACTCCGGAACGCTCGTTGTTATGATCATCGACCAAAATAGGGCTCTTGCTGATGCTCCGGACATGGTGAGGAGCCATATTAACTTCAAGAGGCTTTCACTCACAGATATCAAAATTGACATCAAAAGAATCTCAAAGAAGAAGACCTTGGTAGAGGCTACGGAAGCTGCTGATGTGAAGACCAAGTGGGAGAACAGTTCATGGGGAAGGAAGTTGAAGAGAGGGCTTGACAGGTTTAAGCTTATGTTGGCAAAGATTAAGAGGGCCGGAGTTGTGAGACAGGAGCTTGCATAG
- the LOC142167866 gene encoding E3 ubiquitin-protein ligase CIP8-like, producing the protein MAETPISVPAAPAGSDPDYWCYQCDKRVAVETLPDLPDLICTDCKNGFVESIPSHAAVSVTPVTGSDQIDDPTFGNQFIQVLRLIAEAARDNDAPPPPPSEHADHHSDDDYLRVELDGWGNDDDDDDDEEENEHDIEVRNVVDGENRGNRSQSEDEDDDEEDDGGEDDDVDEDEGNENRGGGDEEDVRRRRREVLRLRLRDFAARAANRRNRILDWAEILMGLEDHSIELRLQVPDVDGYIGNPGDYVDAAGYEALLQTLAESDGSGRRGAPPASKTAIEGLDTLVIKGEQEVMACAICKDVVNLGEMAKKLPCGHGYHGDCIVQWLGSRNSCPVCRFELPTDDPEYEEERKKRGVCISSSGSSSSGEAAATAAANDDNASCL; encoded by the coding sequence ATGGCCGAGACACCCATCTCAGTCCCTGCAGCTCCAGCCGGGTCGGACCCTGATTACTGGTGCTACCAGTGTGACAAACGGGTTGCCGTTGAAACCCTACCCGATCTTCCCGATCTCATTTGCACCGACTGCAAGAACGGCTTCGTCGAGTCCATACCCTCACACGCTGCTGTTTCCGTCACTCCGGTTACGGGTTCCGATCAGATCGATGATCCTACTTTCGGCAACCAGTTCATCCAGGTCCTCCGGCTCATCGCTGAGGCAGCGCGTGACAACGACGCGCCCCCTCCCCCGCCATCTGAGCACGCTGATCATCATTCCGATGACGATTACCTCCGTGTTGAGCTGGACGGTTGGGGAAACGACGACGACGATGACGATGACGAGGAGGAGAACGAGCACGACATCGAGGTTAGAAATGTTGTTGACGGAGAGAATCGCGGGAATAGAAGCCAATCTGAGGAcgaggatgatgatgaagaagatgatggaGGAGAAGACGATGATGTTGATGAGGATGAAGGAAACGAGAATCGCGGCGGCGGCGACGAAGAGGATGTCCGGCGAAGGCGGCGGGAAGTGCTCCGTCTCCGACTCCGTGACTTTGCCGCCAGAGCCGCCAATCGGCGCAACCGGATTCTTGATTGGGCAGAGATTCTGATGGGACTTGAAGACCACTCGATTGAGCTCCGATTACAAGTTCCGGACGTCGACGGCTACATCGGAAACCCTGGGGACTACGTGGATGCGGCGGGTTACGAAGCTCTGCTGCAAACCCTAGCTGAGAGTGATGGTAGCGGAAGGCGAGGAGCTCCACCAGCTTCCAAGACTGCAATTGAGGGTCTTGATACATTGGTGATCAAGGGAGAACAGGAAGTAATGGCATGTGCCATTTGCAAAGATGTAGTTAACTTGGGCGAAATGGCGAAGAAATTGCCATGTGGGCATGGTTATCATGGTGATTGTATAGTTCAGTGGCTGGGTTCGAGGAATTCTTGTCCAGTGTGTAGGTTTGAATTGCCTACAGATGATCCTGAATACGAAGAGGAGAGAAAGAAGCGAGGAGTATGCATTAGCAGCAGTGGTTCTTCGAGCTCGGGTGAGGcggctgctactgctgctgctaatGATGATAATGCTAGTTGCCTCTGA